The following coding sequences are from one Verrucomicrobiia bacterium window:
- a CDS encoding polysaccharide biosynthesis tyrosine autokinase: MSKGAPNPLYGPAAGGTSLVDRMNLSIHLRKYLKLFGRRLWIILVCVLAGGGIAFYQAKNSPNIYQATSTLGIKPRLRTGVEDSKVVVQEVAFQESQLQYLSSIKSRVAEKFTDYKSPSGLANPAVTSMSTSVGAGSTFILTVQGNEFDIVQQHARTWAREFVKFKIEQREDLLGISGIETRNDIQRNEKQLEQIRRDMDAFRKKYNIGSVIETGKAAQQRLDSRLEELNNLVFQRQVLESTTAEELAEGLYKQRESGAEDGKRLPLDKADLINVDTSMEEGQIAQTKFALLKRQAEKTENVNLLPEHPYLQKIQRDIDSLERDLKLQEKVLAEKRAELVKTARQMQEAKIASLKRTEAAVNDFIANLRTEVQKSYSLQNEYMKLEEDEARAKANLLTLREREMRIDQSNAADEIISVMEEGAGSPEPIGPNRPKMITNGVLAGFGLGLVFVFLLHRLDDRLELAEDIEEELEEPVLGQVPQEDNKSLRDGRLLVTNLDEHSMFAESIRGVRSAIIFGNPDQPKKTIITTSAVPGDGKTTFTVNFAATLAAAGNRVLLVDCDLRRGNIHGYFQTSREPGLTEVLAGQIHWADVVHDTPVPNLKIISTGKLPGNPGELLISPAMEEFVKEAREEYDHILFDCPPLTAIDDTFCLLNLADGMLFVVKAGQTSMRFAKNALSLVRQRGAHIFGIVLNGITTDHPSYYYNYYYHAYYRTAKDAPLTEGNVSPAKKMASRSGGRRRIHSMEVEAHARSGNPVSPEEIATQEQKKAEDFKARRAQKLSQQQPSSPSENPAQSSTDNKA, encoded by the coding sequence ATGAGCAAAGGCGCCCCCAATCCTTTATACGGCCCGGCGGCTGGCGGTACGTCGCTGGTGGATCGCATGAACCTGTCGATCCATCTGCGGAAGTACCTCAAACTTTTTGGACGCCGCCTGTGGATCATTCTGGTGTGTGTTCTGGCCGGTGGTGGAATCGCGTTCTACCAGGCCAAAAATTCGCCGAATATCTACCAGGCCACTTCCACCTTGGGCATCAAGCCACGTCTGCGGACCGGCGTTGAAGACAGCAAGGTCGTCGTGCAAGAGGTGGCTTTTCAAGAATCGCAATTGCAATATCTCAGCAGCATCAAGAGCCGTGTGGCGGAGAAGTTTACCGATTATAAATCACCTTCCGGACTGGCCAATCCCGCCGTCACTTCCATGAGTACCTCGGTAGGTGCGGGTTCCACGTTCATTCTGACGGTGCAGGGCAATGAGTTCGACATCGTCCAGCAGCATGCCCGCACTTGGGCCCGTGAGTTCGTGAAATTCAAGATCGAGCAGAGGGAAGACCTGCTCGGCATCAGCGGTATCGAGACACGCAATGACATCCAGCGGAACGAAAAACAACTGGAACAGATCCGTCGCGATATGGACGCCTTCCGCAAGAAATACAACATCGGCAGTGTCATCGAGACGGGGAAGGCCGCCCAGCAGCGTCTGGACAGCCGTTTGGAGGAATTGAACAACTTGGTTTTCCAGCGTCAGGTGCTGGAAAGCACGACGGCCGAGGAGCTCGCTGAAGGATTGTACAAGCAACGTGAAAGTGGCGCTGAGGACGGCAAGAGATTGCCTTTGGACAAGGCAGATCTGATAAATGTCGACACCTCGATGGAAGAGGGGCAGATCGCGCAGACCAAGTTCGCCCTTCTGAAACGTCAGGCGGAAAAAACGGAAAATGTCAACTTGCTCCCTGAGCATCCTTATCTGCAAAAAATCCAGCGCGACATCGACTCCTTGGAGCGTGATCTGAAACTGCAGGAGAAAGTGCTGGCTGAGAAACGGGCCGAACTTGTCAAGACCGCGCGGCAGATGCAAGAGGCCAAGATCGCCTCCCTCAAACGGACCGAGGCGGCAGTGAACGATTTCATCGCCAACCTCAGGACCGAGGTGCAGAAATCCTACAGCCTGCAGAACGAGTATATGAAACTCGAAGAGGATGAGGCGCGAGCCAAGGCAAATCTGCTGACTCTGCGCGAACGCGAGATGAGGATCGACCAGAGCAATGCTGCCGATGAGATCATCTCTGTGATGGAGGAAGGCGCTGGCTCGCCCGAACCTATCGGCCCAAACCGCCCCAAGATGATCACCAACGGTGTGTTGGCAGGCTTTGGCCTGGGGCTGGTGTTTGTGTTCCTCTTGCATCGTCTGGACGACCGTCTGGAGCTGGCTGAAGACATCGAGGAGGAATTGGAAGAACCTGTGCTGGGGCAGGTCCCGCAAGAGGATAACAAGTCCCTCCGCGACGGGCGTCTGCTGGTCACAAACCTGGATGAGCACAGCATGTTCGCGGAATCCATCCGTGGCGTCCGTTCAGCCATCATCTTCGGCAATCCTGACCAGCCGAAGAAGACGATCATCACCACGAGCGCCGTGCCCGGTGACGGCAAGACGACCTTTACCGTAAACTTCGCCGCCACCTTGGCTGCTGCAGGCAACCGCGTGCTGCTGGTGGATTGCGACCTGCGGCGTGGCAATATCCATGGTTATTTCCAGACATCTCGAGAACCCGGCCTCACAGAAGTTCTCGCCGGTCAGATCCATTGGGCGGATGTGGTCCATGACACCCCGGTTCCCAATCTGAAAATCATCTCCACGGGCAAGTTGCCCGGCAATCCGGGCGAACTGCTCATCAGCCCCGCCATGGAAGAGTTCGTGAAGGAAGCACGTGAAGAGTATGACCATATCCTCTTCGATTGCCCGCCATTGACGGCCATCGACGACACCTTCTGTCTGCTCAACTTGGCGGATGGCATGCTCTTCGTCGTGAAGGCAGGCCAGACTTCGATGCGCTTCGCCAAGAACGCCCTCTCCCTCGTGCGTCAACGTGGCGCGCACATCTTCGGCATAGTTCTGAACGGCATCACCACGGATCACCCGAGTTATTATTACAATTATTACTACCATGCCTACTACCGTACGGCGAAGGATGCGCCGTTGACAGAGGGCAATGTCTCACCTGCCAAGAAGATGGCTTCCCGCAGTGGTGGGCGCCGCCGTATCCATTCCATGGAGGTGGAAGCGCATGCCCGTTCTGGCAATCCGGTTTCACCTGAGGAGATCGCCACGCAGGAGCAGAAAAAAGCAGAAGATTTCAAGGCGCGTCGTGCCCAGAAGCTGTCACAACAGCAACCCTCTTCTCCCTCTGAGAACCCGGCTCAGTCAAGCACTGACAACAAGGCCTGA
- a CDS encoding 1-acyl-sn-glycerol-3-phosphate acyltransferase, which translates to MQEQAVNVGASETAPISPLVRPYLAPGEMWRRPLPYLAKDHLTRFLTRLALQLYRRHFLEVRGAERLKAGNDPYIVVLNHSQRSEAILIPGLLFFLRDGKRVHFMADWNFCLFPPVAILYRCAQVITLVRKPAKPKFLNIFKPLFVDKLPAFERARQRLAEGAPVGIFPEGTVNRNPKELLKGFYGAAQLSLETGVPLLPVGVRFPTNPEGQPIQESSPQVIEIGEPLVPEKKIAEPTPEEVRAWHARMMEEISRLSGKTWKSNSKRK; encoded by the coding sequence ATGCAGGAACAGGCGGTCAATGTAGGTGCAAGTGAAACGGCACCCATATCCCCGCTGGTGCGTCCTTATCTGGCGCCCGGCGAGATGTGGCGGCGTCCGCTACCTTATTTGGCCAAGGACCACCTCACCCGTTTCCTGACCCGGCTGGCCTTGCAGCTTTATCGCAGGCATTTTCTGGAGGTGCGTGGTGCGGAGCGTCTTAAAGCGGGCAACGATCCTTACATCGTGGTGCTGAATCACAGCCAGCGTTCTGAGGCCATCCTGATACCGGGTCTTCTGTTCTTTTTGCGCGACGGCAAGCGCGTCCATTTCATGGCTGATTGGAATTTTTGCCTTTTTCCGCCAGTGGCCATATTATATCGCTGTGCACAGGTGATCACGCTGGTGCGGAAACCGGCCAAGCCCAAGTTCCTGAATATTTTCAAGCCGCTGTTCGTAGATAAATTGCCCGCCTTCGAGCGGGCCAGGCAACGGCTTGCTGAAGGTGCCCCGGTAGGCATTTTCCCTGAGGGCACGGTGAACCGGAATCCCAAGGAACTGTTGAAGGGATTTTACGGGGCGGCGCAACTCTCCTTGGAGACGGGTGTGCCGTTGCTGCCGGTGGGTGTGCGGTTTCCAACGAATCCGGAAGGGCAGCCCATCCAGGAATCGTCACCGCAAGTGATTGAGATCGGGGAACCGCTGGTGCCGGAAAAGAAGATCGCCGAGCCGACCCCGGAAGAGGTCAGGGCATGGCACGCGCGCATGATGGAAGAAATCTCCCGGCTGTCCGGGAAAACATGGAAGTCGAATAGCAAACGCAAATGA
- a CDS encoding DUF1232 domain-containing protein: MPDVLKFVHNGAAKITPQILAGVHHKLPLLKVEFAQINAPKFPHLVDQLEFLADVVEDYAENADKELPYFAIASAVFALVYAHRQFDLIPDDVPEFGHADDSSVVRAVLMEYERPFAAYAARHGMKWSKITVNP; the protein is encoded by the coding sequence ATGCCAGATGTTTTGAAATTTGTCCATAACGGGGCCGCCAAGATCACACCTCAGATATTGGCGGGTGTACATCACAAGTTGCCATTGTTGAAAGTGGAGTTTGCCCAGATCAATGCACCCAAGTTCCCGCATCTGGTGGATCAGCTTGAGTTTCTGGCGGATGTGGTGGAAGATTATGCCGAGAATGCGGATAAGGAACTGCCCTACTTTGCCATCGCCAGCGCGGTTTTCGCCCTCGTATATGCCCACCGCCAGTTTGATCTGATCCCGGATGATGTGCCGGAGTTTGGTCATGCGGATGATTCCAGCGTGGTTCGGGCCGTGTTGATGGAGTACGAACGCCCGTTTGCCGCCTATGCCGCACGGCACGGGATGAAATGGTCCAAAATCACGGTGAATCCCTGA
- the bcp gene encoding thioredoxin-dependent thiol peroxidase, translating to MQTPEPSPLLPGNPAPDVSAPTQDGQVISLKDYRGKMVILYFYPKDNTPGCTTESCGFRDSYNQIKAKGAILFGVSGDSVKSHLKFATKYSLPFPLLADTDLAIAKAFGVWGEKKFMGMTFDGIHRMTFLIGPDGIIKKTWTKVKTGTHAAEVLAALDE from the coding sequence ATGCAAACTCCGGAACCCAGCCCCCTTTTACCGGGAAATCCCGCGCCTGACGTCTCGGCCCCGACTCAAGACGGACAAGTCATTTCCCTTAAAGACTATCGGGGCAAAATGGTGATTCTCTATTTTTACCCCAAAGACAACACACCGGGATGCACTACGGAGTCCTGCGGCTTCCGGGACAGTTACAACCAGATCAAAGCGAAGGGGGCCATTCTTTTTGGGGTCAGCGGTGATTCGGTCAAATCCCACCTCAAGTTTGCCACCAAATACTCCCTGCCCTTCCCGTTGCTCGCAGATACCGACCTGGCCATCGCCAAGGCTTTTGGCGTCTGGGGCGAGAAGAAGTTTATGGGCATGACCTTCGACGGCATCCACCGGATGACCTTCCTGATCGGCCCGGACGGAATCATCAAAAAGACGTGGACCAAGGTCAAAACCGGAACACACGCAGCCGAAGTGCTCGCAGCTTTGGATGAATGA
- a CDS encoding O-antigen ligase family protein, producing the protein MRSHQAKAANASSSFSSLAGMLFLLLTVALAPLLFGSVTTEAQGVLGILLGVSLWFATREWRESVPLLPRWLLAVFVAGLVISLLPLPLALVKVLSPARADLAARFPLQPEAAGWTTLTLSPALTLRWLWQFFLLAILFSLVRQLVRLPGAVLWLAAALGAGIVGQIAAETYYAGASERMVLGLWPVRWGNSGGTFANRNHFAGWLMVAALMLCAVSIRFFNPLRSRRAEESAAPARQPWIAWLLLGLAGGAMTFALMSGSRSGLLALLTGGLMLVLGLKKHSSSRRRGFALLALALVLMLAALPFAGLTLDRLTKTQDETSASYTKWRLWSDAVTVFDKFPLMGSGLGTYVRSNILFKSAGGDSTAWHAENDLLQWISEAGLWGVLVLGGFAICFWRKVVRWFWSSRWKTQEPELALGAFAGLVAIMTHSIFDFPWQVVANASLGAVMLGIVVGLRDASEPEAAFKLASRQRGIALALSGLLLVVLSVLPMLSFREYRLAQQKAVATDKALKHSFAAVLLWPLNTERANLWLRLQVASWRDDVNALPNAEDTRVLFTKYLRLDPLNWELRLERAWLDIAFIKDRQAAVKEATLATGLNPKQALIPLKFAAALADRDPEKAWEFLLLADVTQPRLFKERLEIAWQIRQNATELWSLIPATDDGYKALAEFALSKKLPTLAVKAYDKMLLPPAGAQRAEKFMNAGRLDLALQALPEKPATPQERLALAKIYHQAGDAPRSLSLLEPLLQGTGANGLWLDRVPLTAAPDVVLRLWKSGDRNVSLALQVGEVVMSETPDRRDVGLLLQASATYPEEKRLLWLHYRTRLERHEFRAAAEVGIALAEKIVSRK; encoded by the coding sequence GTGCGCTCCCATCAGGCAAAAGCGGCAAATGCGAGCAGCTCGTTCAGTTCACTGGCGGGCATGCTTTTCCTGCTGCTGACCGTGGCGCTCGCGCCATTGCTGTTCGGCAGTGTCACCACCGAGGCCCAAGGTGTCTTGGGCATTTTGCTCGGCGTTTCCCTTTGGTTTGCCACTCGTGAGTGGCGCGAATCCGTGCCCCTGCTGCCGCGATGGCTCCTCGCCGTATTCGTTGCAGGCTTGGTCATCAGTCTTCTGCCGCTGCCTCTGGCGTTGGTGAAAGTCCTTTCTCCGGCTCGCGCCGATCTGGCTGCGCGTTTTCCTCTCCAGCCGGAAGCGGCAGGCTGGACCACGTTGACACTCTCCCCGGCACTGACGCTGCGATGGCTGTGGCAGTTCTTCCTGTTGGCCATCCTGTTTTCTCTTGTACGGCAACTCGTGCGCCTTCCCGGAGCCGTGCTCTGGCTGGCAGCTGCATTGGGAGCTGGCATTGTCGGGCAGATCGCTGCCGAAACTTATTACGCCGGAGCCTCTGAACGCATGGTGCTTGGACTCTGGCCGGTACGTTGGGGAAACAGCGGAGGAACTTTCGCCAACCGCAATCATTTCGCCGGCTGGCTCATGGTGGCGGCTTTGATGCTATGTGCCGTTTCAATCCGTTTTTTTAATCCTCTGCGCTCCAGACGTGCTGAAGAATCCGCAGCACCGGCACGTCAACCTTGGATTGCCTGGCTGCTACTGGGGTTGGCTGGCGGCGCCATGACTTTCGCCTTGATGAGCGGTTCCCGTAGCGGGCTGTTGGCCCTCCTCACGGGCGGTTTGATGCTTGTGCTGGGCCTGAAAAAGCATTCTTCCAGCCGCAGGCGCGGATTTGCTTTGTTGGCACTGGCATTGGTACTGATGCTCGCGGCTTTGCCTTTTGCCGGGCTGACGCTGGACCGACTCACCAAAACTCAGGATGAGACTTCTGCCAGTTACACTAAATGGCGGTTATGGAGTGACGCCGTCACGGTGTTCGACAAATTCCCGCTCATGGGCTCGGGCTTGGGAACGTACGTTCGCAGCAATATTCTTTTCAAATCCGCCGGTGGCGACAGCACGGCCTGGCACGCGGAGAACGATCTGTTGCAATGGATTTCGGAGGCGGGCTTGTGGGGCGTGCTGGTGTTGGGCGGTTTTGCGATCTGTTTTTGGCGTAAAGTAGTGCGCTGGTTCTGGTCCTCGCGTTGGAAGACCCAAGAGCCGGAGCTGGCCTTGGGCGCATTTGCCGGGCTGGTAGCCATCATGACTCACTCGATCTTCGACTTCCCCTGGCAGGTGGTGGCGAACGCCTCTTTGGGCGCGGTGATGCTAGGCATCGTCGTCGGACTGCGAGACGCGAGCGAGCCGGAGGCCGCGTTCAAGCTCGCCTCACGGCAACGTGGGATAGCTCTCGCCTTGAGCGGTTTGTTGCTCGTGGTCTTGAGTGTATTACCCATGCTAAGTTTCCGGGAGTATCGTCTGGCGCAACAAAAAGCTGTGGCAACGGACAAGGCGTTAAAACATTCGTTCGCCGCTGTGTTGCTGTGGCCGTTGAATACTGAGCGTGCCAATCTTTGGCTGCGGCTGCAGGTCGCGAGCTGGCGGGACGATGTAAACGCCTTACCCAATGCGGAAGATACGCGCGTTTTGTTCACGAAGTACCTGCGGCTTGATCCGCTCAACTGGGAGTTGCGATTGGAGCGTGCCTGGTTGGACATCGCCTTCATCAAGGACCGGCAAGCTGCTGTAAAGGAAGCGACCTTGGCCACGGGACTTAATCCCAAACAGGCTTTGATACCGCTTAAGTTCGCCGCCGCGCTGGCTGATCGCGATCCGGAAAAAGCGTGGGAATTTCTCCTGCTGGCGGATGTGACACAGCCGCGTTTGTTCAAGGAGCGTCTGGAGATCGCCTGGCAGATCCGGCAGAACGCCACGGAGCTGTGGTCTTTGATCCCGGCAACAGATGATGGCTACAAGGCCTTGGCCGAATTTGCCTTGAGCAAGAAACTTCCCACGCTGGCGGTGAAGGCATACGACAAGATGCTCCTGCCGCCTGCCGGTGCCCAACGGGCGGAGAAATTTATGAACGCCGGGCGCCTGGATCTCGCCTTGCAAGCTCTGCCGGAAAAGCCCGCGACTCCACAGGAACGCCTGGCACTGGCCAAGATCTATCATCAGGCTGGCGATGCGCCACGCAGCTTGAGTTTGTTGGAGCCCTTGCTGCAAGGCACAGGGGCAAACGGCTTATGGTTGGATAGAGTCCCGCTCACTGCTGCGCCTGATGTGGTGCTGCGGCTCTGGAAAAGCGGCGATCGCAATGTGTCGCTGGCTTTGCAGGTCGGTGAAGTGGTGATGTCGGAGACGCCGGACAGGCGTGATGTGGGACTGTTGCTGCAAGCTTCCGCTACCTATCCCGAGGAGAAGAGGCTGCTCTGGCTGCACTACCGCACCCGTCTGGAGCGCCACGAATTTCGCGCGGCTGCTGAAGTCGGCATTGCGCTGGCGGAAAAGATCGTGAGCCGAAAATAG
- a CDS encoding redoxin domain-containing protein codes for MAISVGSKAPDFSLKSKTAEGLKDVKLSENFGKTNTVILFFPLAFTGVCTQEMCDITAGLSAYKGLNAEVIAISVDSPFAQEAWANQNKIGITIASDLNKKTAADYGVLLGDLIGLGSVSARAAFVVDKNGVIQYSEQTPTPKELPNFAAVKDVLAKLA; via the coding sequence ATGGCTATCTCTGTCGGCTCCAAGGCTCCTGACTTTTCTTTGAAATCCAAGACCGCTGAAGGCTTGAAGGATGTGAAACTCAGCGAAAACTTCGGCAAGACGAACACCGTCATCCTCTTCTTCCCGCTCGCTTTCACGGGCGTCTGCACACAGGAGATGTGCGATATCACCGCCGGGCTCAGCGCCTACAAGGGCCTGAACGCGGAAGTCATCGCCATCAGCGTGGACAGCCCGTTTGCCCAGGAAGCTTGGGCGAACCAGAACAAGATCGGCATCACCATCGCCAGCGATCTGAACAAGAAGACGGCTGCAGATTACGGCGTGCTGCTTGGTGATCTGATCGGTCTCGGCTCCGTCAGCGCCCGTGCCGCGTTCGTGGTGGACAAGAACGGCGTCATCCAATACAGCGAACAGACTCCGACCCCGAAGGAATTGCCGAACTTCGCCGCAGTGAAGGACGTCCTCGCCAAGCTGGCCTGA
- a CDS encoding GNAT family N-acetyltransferase: protein MTLSLKKRTRVTRVNTEADRLHAITVLKATYHEEKNWVANEQKMFISEDLTDPKVSWFVVFVEEKPVGVLRVLYELPLDVYKEYGFKQLGNGVDIEGFVKANKIAEIGRFAVLPDYRKYIVVVGALMREASKETVQRGFTHYITDIFEGEKHSPYLFHTRVMGFIPVATHDVGELNCPLRRITMVLDIKAAYNRLRDSNGFVFRFLTEDWDASLHEKLRESDPKKNTEGMLMAMARAYGLVGN from the coding sequence ATGACACTCTCTCTGAAAAAACGCACACGGGTGACGCGGGTGAATACAGAAGCAGACCGTCTGCACGCCATCACGGTGTTAAAAGCCACCTACCATGAAGAAAAGAACTGGGTGGCCAATGAACAGAAGATGTTCATCAGCGAAGATCTCACCGACCCGAAAGTTTCCTGGTTCGTCGTCTTCGTGGAAGAGAAACCCGTGGGTGTCTTGCGTGTCTTGTATGAGCTGCCCTTGGATGTTTACAAGGAATACGGTTTCAAACAGCTCGGTAACGGTGTGGATATCGAGGGCTTCGTGAAGGCAAACAAGATCGCCGAGATCGGCCGCTTCGCCGTGCTGCCAGATTACCGCAAATATATCGTGGTGGTGGGAGCGCTCATGCGTGAAGCCAGCAAAGAAACCGTGCAACGCGGATTCACGCATTACATCACGGATATCTTCGAAGGTGAGAAGCACAGCCCGTATCTCTTCCACACGCGCGTGATGGGATTCATCCCGGTTGCCACACATGATGTGGGTGAGTTGAATTGTCCGCTCCGCCGCATCACCATGGTCTTGGACATCAAGGCGGCCTACAACCGCCTGCGAGATTCCAATGGTTTCGTGTTCCGTTTCCTCACGGAAGATTGGGATGCATCACTCCATGAGAAACTGCGGGAAAGCGACCCGAAGAAAAATACGGAAGGGATGCTGATGGCGATGGCGAGGGCTTATGGGCTGGTGGGGAATTGA
- a CDS encoding CHASE domain-containing protein yields MRHLNAKPALRPTLSKREIFLTLFILLLGAFVTYTICFFIERSEKEQRKVRFQRLVESRIRLFESAGQNYEELLFSLRNLMVFKPDLKETEFTEIALNAIKRHPPIQALEWVPRVSEHDRATVEQKMREAGHTNFMFSVRDDQGRLIPAPATNDHFPILYVAPYKGNEPALGFDLAFGPSRATLAKGRDEADTVLTGKFRLVQEMGNQEGLISISPVYQGQIIPKTVEERRRLLAGYVQIVFRLGDLVEGILGQVSPGGVDILIEDMDAPPEQRQLYFHSSRLRGTPAPPVNGEEMRAGLSSMQTIRMGERDLVYYFRPAPEWLASMDPSRVPAVTMGGTIITALVAFLVLTISRRAAVVEEQVSERTAELKTTNEQLSHENRERKLAEMALRESESRFRSLVEHAPVGVWQLEPDGQQIRYLNPVLRQMLGLPLNEPVEGKNIRDFIAPEFKLNLPAHLEERMQGISSAYEIEYLRRDGSRLPVQVFGAPLKGESGQLAGVIGLSIDITERRQAEQAFIEERQLLHTLIDTLPDPIFVKDKAGRFLATNEANRKILRLQSTGDIVGKTVFDYFSQEVAELYFQDDMAVINSGSPIINREEPCKLPDGTQGYFLTSKVALRNSAGAIIGLVGISRDITKEKAAEAEQAKFEQKLQETQKLESLGVLAGGIAHDFNNLLTGILGHANLAKLEFPGNPILFEHLDQVEKSSQRAAELCRQMLAYAGKGRFIVQNMDVTALVEEITSLLQLSISKKVTLNFRLARNLPPISGDATQLRQILMNLVINASDAIGEHSGSITVATGVMRADRAYLGGTHLAPDLPEGNYIYIEISDTGCGMSKETLTRIFDPFFTTKFTGRGLGLAAVQGIVRAHKGALKVYSEEGRGTTFRLLLPSASGPAAPLEFPAPQKEEWSGNGTALVVDDEQSVRMVSARLLESFGFSVITASDGRDAVQKYIQQGRIITLVLMDLTMPNMDGEQAFRELRKLNPEVKVLMMSGFNEQDTINRFTGKGLAGFIQKPFKREELQAKLRGILEGKA; encoded by the coding sequence GTGAGACACCTGAACGCCAAACCGGCCCTCAGGCCAACGCTGTCCAAAAGGGAGATTTTCCTCACGCTCTTCATTTTGCTGCTGGGTGCTTTCGTCACTTATACCATCTGTTTCTTTATCGAACGCTCGGAGAAGGAGCAGCGGAAAGTGCGTTTTCAAAGGCTGGTCGAGAGCCGCATCCGCCTGTTCGAGTCCGCCGGGCAGAATTACGAAGAACTGCTGTTTTCGCTTCGTAACCTTATGGTCTTCAAGCCTGACCTCAAGGAGACGGAGTTCACCGAGATCGCGCTAAACGCCATCAAACGTCATCCCCCCATCCAGGCATTGGAATGGGTGCCCCGCGTTTCCGAGCACGACCGGGCCACAGTCGAGCAGAAGATGCGGGAAGCCGGCCATACCAATTTCATGTTCTCGGTTCGCGATGATCAAGGGCGTCTAATCCCCGCACCAGCCACCAATGACCACTTCCCCATCCTATACGTTGCTCCGTATAAAGGGAATGAACCGGCCTTGGGTTTCGATCTCGCCTTCGGCCCCTCGCGTGCGACATTGGCAAAAGGACGGGATGAAGCAGACACCGTTTTGACCGGCAAATTCCGGCTGGTGCAGGAGATGGGCAACCAGGAGGGCCTCATCTCCATCTCGCCAGTTTATCAAGGACAAATCATCCCGAAAACCGTGGAAGAACGGCGTCGGCTTTTGGCGGGTTACGTGCAAATCGTCTTCCGGCTGGGCGATCTGGTGGAAGGCATCCTGGGGCAAGTTTCGCCAGGCGGAGTAGACATCCTCATCGAAGACATGGATGCACCGCCGGAACAACGACAGCTTTACTTTCACTCTTCCCGCCTTCGCGGCACACCTGCGCCTCCAGTTAATGGAGAGGAGATGCGGGCGGGATTAAGCAGCATGCAGACCATCCGGATGGGAGAAAGGGATCTGGTCTATTATTTCCGCCCGGCACCCGAATGGCTCGCTTCCATGGACCCCTCACGCGTACCGGCCGTCACCATGGGAGGAACCATCATCACCGCACTGGTCGCCTTTCTCGTCCTGACCATCAGTCGTCGCGCCGCAGTGGTGGAGGAGCAGGTGTCCGAACGGACAGCCGAGCTGAAGACGACCAATGAGCAGCTCTCTCATGAAAACCGTGAGCGCAAGCTCGCCGAGATGGCGCTACGCGAAAGCGAATCCCGATTCCGCTCCCTGGTCGAACACGCCCCGGTGGGTGTCTGGCAGCTTGAACCGGACGGTCAGCAGATCCGTTACCTGAATCCCGTGCTGCGTCAGATGCTCGGTCTTCCGCTCAACGAACCGGTGGAAGGCAAGAACATCCGCGATTTCATCGCTCCAGAATTCAAGCTGAACCTGCCCGCGCATCTGGAGGAACGGATGCAAGGCATCTCTTCAGCCTATGAGATCGAGTACTTGCGCCGTGATGGCTCGCGCTTGCCCGTGCAAGTCTTTGGCGCTCCTCTGAAAGGAGAATCCGGGCAGCTTGCAGGCGTCATCGGCCTGAGTATAGACATCACCGAACGGCGTCAAGCTGAACAGGCTTTTATCGAGGAACGCCAGTTGCTGCACACGCTGATCGACACCTTGCCCGACCCGATCTTCGTCAAGGACAAGGCGGGGCGCTTCCTCGCCACGAATGAAGCCAACCGGAAAATCCTCCGCCTGCAGTCCACCGGGGACATCGTTGGCAAAACTGTCTTTGATTACTTCTCCCAGGAAGTGGCCGAGCTATATTTTCAGGATGACATGGCCGTCATCAATTCCGGCAGCCCAATCATCAACCGTGAAGAACCGTGCAAGCTGCCGGACGGAACACAGGGATATTTCCTTACTTCAAAGGTGGCGTTGCGGAATTCCGCTGGAGCGATCATCGGCCTTGTGGGCATCAGCCGTGATATCACCAAGGAGAAAGCGGCGGAAGCGGAGCAGGCCAAGTTCGAACAGAAGCTGCAGGAAACTCAAAAGCTGGAAAGCCTGGGCGTATTGGCAGGCGGCATCGCCCACGATTTCAACAATCTGCTCACCGGCATCCTGGGGCATGCGAATCTGGCGAAACTGGAGTTTCCAGGAAATCCCATCCTGTTCGAACATCTCGATCAGGTGGAAAAATCCTCCCAACGCGCCGCCGAACTGTGCCGCCAGATGCTGGCCTATGCCGGCAAAGGCCGGTTCATCGTCCAAAACATGGATGTGACCGCGCTGGTGGAAGAGATCACCAGCCTGCTGCAACTCTCCATCAGCAAGAAAGTCACGCTGAACTTCCGTCTCGCGCGCAACCTGCCACCCATCTCAGGTGATGCCACCCAATTGCGCCAGATCTTGATGAACCTCGTCATCAACGCCTCCGACGCGATCGGCGAGCACAGCGGAAGCATCACGGTGGCCACCGGGGTGATGCGCGCTGATCGCGCCTACCTCGGCGGCACACATCTGGCCCCTGACTTGCCCGAAGGCAATTACATTTACATCGAGATCAGCGATACGGGTTGCGGCATGAGCAAGGAAACGCTCACGCGGATATTCGACCCGTTCTTCACGACAAAATTCACCGGACGCGGATTGGGATTGGCCGCCGTGCAAGGTATCGTCCGTGCGCACAAAGGGGCGCTCAAGGTTTACAGCGAGGAGGGTCGAGGCACGACGTTCAGGCTTTTGCTGCCAAGTGCCAGCGGCCCGGCAGCTCCGCTGGAATTTCCCGCCCCGCAGAAAGAGGAATGGTCAGGCAACGGCACGGCCCTGGTGGTGGATGATGAGCAGAGCGTCCGCATGGTGAGTGCCCGTCTGCTGGAATCATTCGGCTTCTCCGTCATCACCGCCAGTGATGGACGTGATGCCGTCCAGAAAT